The Microbacterium horticulturae region GTTCGATCTCCCACAGGTGCAGCAGCTGCTCCTGCATGAGCATGCGGGTCTGCGCGTCGAGCGCGCCCAGAGGCTCATCCATGAGGAGCACCGGGGAACCGGTCGCGAAGGCGCGCGCGATGGCGATCCGCTGGCGCATGCCGCCGGACAGCTGGTGCGGGTATGCATGCTCGAAGCCCGTGAGCCCGACCTCCGCGATCCACCGGCCGGCATTCTGCTCGCGCTCCTTCTTGCCGACGGAAGCCATCTGCTGGCCGAATGCGACGTTCTGCAGCACGGTGAACCACGGAAAGACGCCGTGCTCTTGGAAGACGAAGGCCGATCGGGGTGTCCTGGCCTGCGGCACGTTGATCTGCACGCGCCCCTTCGTCGCCGTTTCGAGCTCGCCGACGATGCGCAGCAGAGTCGACTTGCCGCAGCCCGATGGCCCCACGATGCACGTGAACGATCCGCGCTTCAGCTTCAGATCGATGTCGCTGAGCGCCTGTACACGCGTCGAGCCGACGAACACCTTCGAGACGTCCTCGACGACGAAGTCATAGACGTCGTCGCTCGGCGCCGGCTGGTGGACGACTCCTGCGTCTCCTACCTTTTCCATCAGATCAGTGCTCCCTGGTCTTGCAGTTCCCGACGCGTTCGTTCGCTGTCGTGGACACCCGAATGAGAGTACAGTGCGGCCGCGATGCCGCACGCATGCCCCGTCGCGAATGACGTTCCCATGACGCGGAGCGACGCGTATGCTCGTGCGTCCGAACTCGTCAGGCGGCCCCCGGCCCACAAGTTGGTGCGGTTGACCGAACAGATCGCGCCGTAGGGGATGTCGTACCATTCCTTGTCTTTGATGCCGCCGTACTGGGTGAGTCCGGGAACGACGTGGCGTTCCATCGGCCACCCGCAGCGGGCGATGGCATCCTCCGGGCGGCGTCGCCCCGAGGACACGTCCGCGGCGGTCACGGTGTCCCGTCCGCGCAGGCGGCGCGTCTCGCGGATGCCGATCTGCGGGCCGGTGGTCGCGAGGAACGCTCGCGACCACCCCCGCAACTGGCCTCGGAAGGCCTCGAGGTACTGCCAGCACTGACGGCGCCCGTCCACTTCGGACCCCGTTATCTCATCCACGTCGAGAGCGTCCCGGTGCGCATCCGCCAGGAGAAGCATGACCTCACGGCTGATCGGCAGGCGTGCGGCGATGCCGCTCGTGCGCACGAGTTCGATTCCCGTCCTCGCTCGGTACTGTTCCACGGCATCGGTCATGCCGGCAGCGCTCAGGTCGGCGTCCTCGTCGACTCCGCCCACGCACATCACCAGCGTGCTGGCCTGGCGTTGCGCCGGAGGTGCCACCGTGACTGCGGCGTCGGAATGAGCCAGCAGGACACCGTCACCGCTGCAGTCCACGAAAGCCGGGGCGCGGAACACGAGTCTTCCGCCCCGGTGTGCGGCCTCCACCTCGCGCACGTGCGCGCCGTCGGTCTGGGCGCCGATCACGGTTGTATGCAGGAAGAGCCGGACTCCCGCGTCGGTCACCAGTTCGTCGCACGCGCGCTTGGTCATCTCGCGGTCCAGGAGCACCACCGTGTTGCCGGTCTCCGGAATCGTGTGCGTGCGGTAAACGTCGTTCTGACGCAGCTTGTCGATGAGCAGCTGCCCGACGCCGCGCACGACTTGAGTGCGCGTCTGATCGAAGAATCCGCAGTAGGTGAGAACGGAGCTGCTTGAGGCCGCTCCACCGAGAAATCCATACTGCTCGACGAGCACGACGTCGGCACCGGCGTGCGCGGCGCCGACGGCGGCCGCAATACCGGCGGACCCACCGCCGATCACCACGACATCGGCGTCCACGTACCGGGTTGTCACCGTGTCGTGCATCGGCTGCAGACCTCCTCGTCGCTCCTGCTTCGTTGCGGAGTCAGTCTTTCCCCCACGCCGACATGCGTCAAATGCCTTGTAGGCCATACGGCCATGCCTCACACGTATACCCTGGTTCCGTGGAGCTTCGACACCTCAGCTACTTCGCGACCGCGGCCGAACTCGGGTCGATCAATCGCGCAGCCGCCGCGCTGCATATGACGCAGCCGTCCCTGAGTCGACAGATCAAAGAGCTTGAGCGCGATGTCGGCCACGCGCTCTTCGAGCGAACGTCGACGGGGGTGACGCCGACCGCCGCGGGGAACGGCCTGCTGCGTCACCTTCAGGTCGTCTTCGCGCAGCTCGAGCGCATGCCCGAGGTGCTGCGTTTGGCCGAGGAGGCACGCGAGCCCGTGCGGATCGGGCTGCCGCAGGGCATGCCCCACGATTGGTTCCGCGGCATCATCGAGGCTCTGCATGCATCTTTGCCCGCGGCATCCCTCTCCCTCCATGAGGCCACGACCGAGGACCAGCGTCCCCTGCTGCAGAACGGACTGCTCGACTTCGGCCTGCTGCACTTCGACGCGCCTGAGCTCGAGACGGTGCCGCTGCTCGACCAGAGGCTGGGGCTGGCGGTTCCTGCCGGGTCGCCGTTGAGCGACCGCACGTCATTGGAGCTGGCAGATTTCGACGGCCTCACGGTGATGGCCCACGCGTTCGGTGAGGTGAACGCCGAAGAGACGCGTGTGCGCGCCGCCGTGGCCGCGAGCGGAGCAGACACCGCATGGGTCTTCCGACGATTCGGTGAGCACAGTGAACTGATAGCAATGACCTCTGAGGTGGATGCGGTGTTCATGACGGAGGCTTCGGCCGGACGTCAGCTGTCCGACTGGGTGTGGATACCGGTGGAGGCTCTCGACACGAGCGGGGTGCCGCTGGTCACGCGCACTTGGTTGGCGTGGACGCCGCCGTTGCGTCCGTTCCTGCAGCGCGTCGTCGACGTCGTGACAGATGCGAGCCGACCGGCCTAGCAGGGTATGCGTCACGCGCATAGCCACCCTGCCAAATCGGTATTGGAGCTATGACTCCTCGCTGATCAGGATGGTGATGCGCCGCACACGGCGCAGAGAAGGTGGGTCACATGGTCGTGCCGTCAACAGCAGCTCGTCGCGTCGCCGTCACGGGAGCGGCCGGCAGCCTCGCCGGCGACATCCTCCCCGGGCTCATCGAGCAGGGATATGAGATCGTCGGCATTGATCGTCGACCGTCGTCGACCTTCGCCGGCGCCGCATGGGAGACGTGCTCTCTCGACGATCGCGAGCGCCTGACCGCCGCTCTCGCCGGTTGTGATGCGGTGATCCACCTTGCAGGTATTCCGCTGGAGGACGACTGGGACTCTCTCCTCGCGGTGAACATCGACGGCACCCAGGCAGTGCTGGAGGCATCGCGCAGTGCGGGTGTGCGTCGTGTGATCCTGGCCAGTTCCATCCACGCGGCCGGCTTCGTTCCGGTGCCGGAAGACGGAGCCGTCGTCGACGATGACGTGGCGATTCGGCCGAACACGTTCTATGGGGTCAGCAAGGCCGCTCTCGAAGCGCTCGGCCGCCTGTACCACGACCGATGGGGGCTCGAAGTCGTCTGCGTGCGGATCGCGTCGCGGTTCGCCAGGCCACTCGACGAACGGATGCTGAGCACCTGGCTGTCACCGGCGGACGCCATCCGGCTGTTCGCCGCGGCACTGGGTGCGCCGGACGTCGGATACCAGGTCGTATGGGGCGTGTCGGCGAACACCCGAGGGTATCTGTCGACCGATGGCGGGGCGTCGATCGGCTACGTGCCGCGCGACGATGCGGAAGTGTTCGCGGCTGACGTCCTCGGGCGCGCGACCGCGTGGGACCGGCGGTACATCGGCGGGGTCTTCTGCTCGCCGACACCGCCACGGTTCGAAGCGCCGATCGACACGCAGGTGGGGGCGGGACGGTGATTGCGCAGGCGAGCACCGCGCGTCGGGTAGGAATCGTCACCGGCGCCGCCGGAGCAGTGGGCGCCGCCATCGCCGGACGCCTCGCCGCCGATGGCTGGGCGGTGGTACTTCTCGACGCTGCCGATACAGAAGCCGTCGCGACCGATCTGCGTGCTGAGCAGGGCGCCGATGTGCTCACGCTGCGCACAGACCTCGCCTCGCCGAGCGCCATCGCTGATTCGATGCGGGAGGCGCAGACGTGGCAGGGAAGGATCGACGCACTGATCAACAACGCCGGTCTGCAGCTGCGCAGTTCTCTGCGCGAGCTCCAGCCTGCCGCGTGGGATCGTGTGTTCGACGTCAACGTGCGAGCGCCGATGCTGCTCGCGCAGGCGCTTGAGCCGGTATGGCGTCAGCAGGGCGGCGGCAGCATCGTCAACATCGTCTCCCGAGACTGGGTCGCCGGCGGGCCGCACGCGTACACGGCATCGAAGTCGGCGCTGGTCGGTCTCACGCGATCGCTGTCGATGTCGCTCGGGCCGTCGGGGGTGCGCGTGAACGCGGTGGCGCCCAGCTTCATGGCCACGCCCTTTACGATGGGCGGCCGCAGCGACGCGGAGACGGAGGAGATTGTGGACCGGTTCCGTCGCATGTCTCCGCTGGGGCGAGTGGCCACCGTCGATGACGTCGCCGGTGCCGTGTCGTTCCTCGTCTCGGACGACTCCTCCTTCATCACCGGCGAGGTCATTCACGTGTGCGGTGGCACGCAATTGGCGGCACACCCGTGAGGTTCAGCGCTTACACCCTGGGGCTGCCGACGCTCACACCCGACGAAGGCGCGCGAGAGATCGCCGACGCCGGTCTCACCGGCGTCGAGTGGCGGGTGGTCGACGAGCCGGAGCAGTTCGCGGGGGAGACGCCCTCGTTCACGCGGAACAATCTGTGCACGCTCGGACCCCTCGACGGCGCCCGCGCCCGCCGGCTGGCCGACGATGCGGGCCTGGAGGTCGTCGGGATCGCTCCGTACATCCGGGTGGGGGATGCCGCAGCGTTCGAGCGGGCAGCCTCGCTTGCGCGCGCCGCGAGTGCCGTGCTCGTGCGGATCCGCGCGCCCGAACGTGACGGTCGCCCGTTTCGCGAGCTGTTCGCCGAGGGGCGGGACTTCGTCGAAGAAGTCGCCGACATCGCAGGTCGATACGGTGTGACGGCGGTGCTGGAGATCCATCAGGGCACCATGTGCCCGAGTGCGTCTCTCGGCGAGCGGCTCGTGCGTGGGCTCGACCCGCGCCGCGTCGGTGTCATCTACGACGCGGGAAACCTCGTGATCGAGGGGTATGAAGACACGCGCATGGCGCTTGACCTTCTCGGCGAGCATCTGCGTCATGTACACCTGAAGAACACCGGCTGGCGCCGAGGTGCGGATGGCGCCTGGGAGTGGTTCTGGGCCCCGTTGGACGAGGGCATTCTCGACGCGCGGGAGTTTCTGGATCTGCTCGAGCGCGCCGGCTACGACGGCTGGATATCGCTCGAAGATCTCAGCACGACGCGAGGGCCGGTGGCGACCATGCGCTACAACGCCGCCCTGCTGCGCGAATGGGGGCGTCTGTGACGCTCACGCCGCGGCGGCCAACTCGATCACGGTGCCGTTGACCTCGGCCGCGTCCTCGTCCCAGAGGGCGACGAACCGGTCGGCCAGGGCCTGCTCGAGGCCGTCGAGGGTCTTGACGCGGAAGACGGTGGATGCCGCGGCCAGATCGGCTGCGGCATCCCGTGCCGCCTTTGCGAAACCCTGCGCGACGGCACGCATCCAGGCTTCGCTCGCGGCCTTGACCGCGGCGTAGTTCGCGCCGCCGGCCAGCGGGCGTGCCACCGCCGTGGACGAGACCATCGCCAGGCGCGCAGCCGACGAGGCCCGCAGATCGCCCTCGAACGCGCGCGTCACGAACCGCAGCGCGGTCAGCGACCGCTCGAGGACGCGGTAGTCGGCGTCGCTCTGGCCGGCCAGGCCACCCCCGCCGCGCCACCCCCCGACGAGGTGCAGCACGCCGTCGACCCGCACATCCTGGGCGTGCAGCCGCTCGGCCAGGCCGTCGACGGCCCGCTCGTCGGTCAGGTCGCACGCCTCGGTCATCCACGCGGCGTCGGCGGCGAGTCGGGCGGCCAGCTGCTCGAGCTTCACCGGGTCGTGGCCGACCGCTATCACGTTGGCTCCGGCATCCACCAGCGTCTGCGCAGCGACCAGGCCGCTGCGGCTCGTGGCGCCCGCGATCAGCACCGTGCGCCCGGTCAGATCGGTCATCTTGTTGTTCACTTCCTCCGAGTGCACATCAAACCGCCGAGTGCACATCATCCTGCCCACCAGTTTGATGTCCACCAGGCAAATTCATATGAATTTGCCGTCCGGGCGTCCGGGCCGCCGGGGTCACCAGGCCGCGGCAGGAGCGGCTCAGTCGCGCCCGGTGATGCCCGCGGTCGACGCGATCACGTCGCCCATCTTCTTGGCGAGGGCCTCGTAGAACATCGAGAGCGGGAACTCGTCGTCCAGCACCGCGTCGGTGTATCCCTTCGGCGCACCGGCGAGGATCTCATCGGGCAGGCCCCGCGCCCACGCCGAGGCGGGGTTCGGCTCGAGCACCGAGCGGACGAGCTCATACGCGGCCAGCCAGTGCGCGGTCTTCGGCCGGTCGATCGAGCGCCAGTACAGCTCGTCGATAGCATCGCCCAGCGCGACGACCGCGGCCGGCACGTTCTCCCAATCGAACGCGAGCGCCGTGTCGGTCCAGTGCAGCACATCGCGCTGGTGCAGCCAGGCGAACAGCAGCTGACCGCCCAGACCGTCGTAGTTGCGCACCCGTGAGCCGGTCAGCGGGAACCGGAAGATCCGGTCGAAGATCACCGCGTACTGCACGAGCTTCGCGTGATCGAGAATCTGCCGCTCGACCGGCGTGAGGTCATCGCGCGCCTCGAGTCGGCGCTGGATCGCGACCGACTCGCGGAACGCCGTCATGTCGCAGCGCATCTCCTCCAGCGAATAGAGGAAGTACGGCATCCGCTGCTTGATCATGAACGGGTCGAACGGCAGGTCGCCGCGCATGTGGGTGCGGTCGTGGATGATGTCCCACATCACGAACGTCTCCTCGGCCAGCTTCTGGTCGTCGAGCAGGCGCGCCGCATCGGCGGGCAGATCGAGTTTGGTGATGTCGGATGCCGCGGCCACGACGCGCCGGTAGCGCGCGGCCTCGCGGTCTTGGAAGATCGCGCCCCAGGTGAACTGCGGAACTTCGCGCATCGCGACGGTCTCGGGGAACAGCACGGCCGAGTTCGTGTCGTAACCGGGCGTGAAGTCGACCAGCCGCAGCGAGACGAACAGCTTGTTCGAGTAGTCGCCGGCCTGCAGCTCGGCGATGAACTCGGGCCAGATCACCTCGGCGATCAGCGCCTCGACGTAGCGATTGCGCGACCCGTTCTGCGTATACATCGGGAAGACGACAAGGTGCCGCAGTCCGTCGACGCGGTGCTGCTCGGGGTGGAAGGCGACGAGCGAATCGTAGAAGTCGGGAACGCCCAGGCCCTCGCTGTTCCAGCGCTCGAAATCGGCGATGGATGCTGCGAGGTATGCCTCATCGTGGGGAAACAGCGGTGCCAGCTCGGTGATCGACGCGATGATCGTGTCGACGAGGTCTGCGGCGCGGTCGGTGTGCTCGACGACCGAGCCGTCCTGCTCCTGGAGCTCTTGCAGATCGATGGCCGCCTGCTTCAGCGCGAGCCATGCGGGGGAGGTCTCGACCCCGGCGGCGGTGCCGTCCTCGACGACCTCGGGCTCACCGACGATGGTCTGCTGCGCGCGCTGGGCGTGGATCTGACTCGTGGACATGTGGAACCTCCGATCGTTGAGGGTCGGGCCGCGCCAGGGTTCCGGGCGGCACATCCTGGAATATTTACGGCGATACTGCC contains the following coding sequences:
- a CDS encoding ABC transporter ATP-binding protein — translated: MEKVGDAGVVHQPAPSDDVYDFVVEDVSKVFVGSTRVQALSDIDLKLKRGSFTCIVGPSGCGKSTLLRIVGELETATKGRVQINVPQARTPRSAFVFQEHGVFPWFTVLQNVAFGQQMASVGKKEREQNAGRWIAEVGLTGFEHAYPHQLSGGMRQRIAIARAFATGSPVLLMDEPLGALDAQTRMLMQEQLLHLWEIEQKTVVLVTHSIEEAILLGDQIVVMSARPGRVKEIIDVPFGRPRDFAIEASREFGELKQYIWDSLRDEVQASMRFS
- a CDS encoding FAD-dependent oxidoreductase, with protein sequence MHDTVTTRYVDADVVVIGGGSAGIAAAVGAAHAGADVVLVEQYGFLGGAASSSSVLTYCGFFDQTRTQVVRGVGQLLIDKLRQNDVYRTHTIPETGNTVVLLDREMTKRACDELVTDAGVRLFLHTTVIGAQTDGAHVREVEAAHRGGRLVFRAPAFVDCSGDGVLLAHSDAAVTVAPPAQRQASTLVMCVGGVDEDADLSAAGMTDAVEQYRARTGIELVRTSGIAARLPISREVMLLLADAHRDALDVDEITGSEVDGRRQCWQYLEAFRGQLRGWSRAFLATTGPQIGIRETRRLRGRDTVTAADVSSGRRRPEDAIARCGWPMERHVVPGLTQYGGIKDKEWYDIPYGAICSVNRTNLWAGGRLTSSDARAYASLRVMGTSFATGHACGIAAALYSHSGVHDSERTRRELQDQGALI
- a CDS encoding LysR family transcriptional regulator — translated: MELRHLSYFATAAELGSINRAAAALHMTQPSLSRQIKELERDVGHALFERTSTGVTPTAAGNGLLRHLQVVFAQLERMPEVLRLAEEAREPVRIGLPQGMPHDWFRGIIEALHASLPAASLSLHEATTEDQRPLLQNGLLDFGLLHFDAPELETVPLLDQRLGLAVPAGSPLSDRTSLELADFDGLTVMAHAFGEVNAEETRVRAAVAASGADTAWVFRRFGEHSELIAMTSEVDAVFMTEASAGRQLSDWVWIPVEALDTSGVPLVTRTWLAWTPPLRPFLQRVVDVVTDASRPA
- a CDS encoding NAD-dependent epimerase/dehydratase family protein, encoding MVVPSTAARRVAVTGAAGSLAGDILPGLIEQGYEIVGIDRRPSSTFAGAAWETCSLDDRERLTAALAGCDAVIHLAGIPLEDDWDSLLAVNIDGTQAVLEASRSAGVRRVILASSIHAAGFVPVPEDGAVVDDDVAIRPNTFYGVSKAALEALGRLYHDRWGLEVVCVRIASRFARPLDERMLSTWLSPADAIRLFAAALGAPDVGYQVVWGVSANTRGYLSTDGGASIGYVPRDDAEVFAADVLGRATAWDRRYIGGVFCSPTPPRFEAPIDTQVGAGR
- a CDS encoding SDR family NAD(P)-dependent oxidoreductase, with amino-acid sequence MIAQASTARRVGIVTGAAGAVGAAIAGRLAADGWAVVLLDAADTEAVATDLRAEQGADVLTLRTDLASPSAIADSMREAQTWQGRIDALINNAGLQLRSSLRELQPAAWDRVFDVNVRAPMLLAQALEPVWRQQGGGSIVNIVSRDWVAGGPHAYTASKSALVGLTRSLSMSLGPSGVRVNAVAPSFMATPFTMGGRSDAETEEIVDRFRRMSPLGRVATVDDVAGAVSFLVSDDSSFITGEVIHVCGGTQLAAHP
- a CDS encoding sugar phosphate isomerase/epimerase family protein is translated as MRFSAYTLGLPTLTPDEGAREIADAGLTGVEWRVVDEPEQFAGETPSFTRNNLCTLGPLDGARARRLADDAGLEVVGIAPYIRVGDAAAFERAASLARAASAVLVRIRAPERDGRPFRELFAEGRDFVEEVADIAGRYGVTAVLEIHQGTMCPSASLGERLVRGLDPRRVGVIYDAGNLVIEGYEDTRMALDLLGEHLRHVHLKNTGWRRGADGAWEWFWAPLDEGILDAREFLDLLERAGYDGWISLEDLSTTRGPVATMRYNAALLREWGRL
- a CDS encoding SDR family oxidoreductase, whose translation is MTDLTGRTVLIAGATSRSGLVAAQTLVDAGANVIAVGHDPVKLEQLAARLAADAAWMTEACDLTDERAVDGLAERLHAQDVRVDGVLHLVGGWRGGGGLAGQSDADYRVLERSLTALRFVTRAFEGDLRASSAARLAMVSSTAVARPLAGGANYAAVKAASEAWMRAVAQGFAKAARDAAADLAAASTVFRVKTLDGLEQALADRFVALWDEDAAEVNGTVIELAAAA
- a CDS encoding DUF6421 family protein; amino-acid sequence: MSTSQIHAQRAQQTIVGEPEVVEDGTAAGVETSPAWLALKQAAIDLQELQEQDGSVVEHTDRAADLVDTIIASITELAPLFPHDEAYLAASIADFERWNSEGLGVPDFYDSLVAFHPEQHRVDGLRHLVVFPMYTQNGSRNRYVEALIAEVIWPEFIAELQAGDYSNKLFVSLRLVDFTPGYDTNSAVLFPETVAMREVPQFTWGAIFQDREAARYRRVVAAASDITKLDLPADAARLLDDQKLAEETFVMWDIIHDRTHMRGDLPFDPFMIKQRMPYFLYSLEEMRCDMTAFRESVAIQRRLEARDDLTPVERQILDHAKLVQYAVIFDRIFRFPLTGSRVRNYDGLGGQLLFAWLHQRDVLHWTDTALAFDWENVPAAVVALGDAIDELYWRSIDRPKTAHWLAAYELVRSVLEPNPASAWARGLPDEILAGAPKGYTDAVLDDEFPLSMFYEALAKKMGDVIASTAGITGRD